One region of Mucilaginibacter gotjawali genomic DNA includes:
- the tsaD gene encoding tRNA (adenosine(37)-N6)-threonylcarbamoyltransferase complex transferase subunit TsaD: protein MSVILGIESSCDETSASVCVDGAILSNVIANQTIHEAYGGVVPELASRVHQQNIVPAVQQALINAKVNKNDIDAVAFTRGPGLLGSLLVGVSFAKAFALAKNIPLIDINHMQAHVLAHFIGDNKPSFPFLCLTVSGGHTQIVLVKDYFDMEVIGQTLDDAAGEAMDKTSKILGLPYPGGPLIDKYARLGNADAYKFPEPQIPGLNFSFSGLKTSILYFIRDHVAADPEFIQKNLNDICASVEKRIATILLNKLAKAAKEYDIKDLALAGGVSANTGLRQGLLELCEKNNWRSFIPKMEYCTDNAAMIAIAGYYKFLKGEFTGQGVAPLARYPL, encoded by the coding sequence GTGTCTGTAATACTCGGGATCGAATCTTCATGTGATGAAACATCAGCCTCCGTTTGTGTTGATGGTGCAATATTAAGCAATGTAATTGCAAATCAAACCATACACGAAGCTTATGGTGGTGTTGTCCCCGAGCTTGCCTCGAGGGTTCATCAGCAAAATATTGTCCCTGCCGTACAGCAGGCATTAATTAACGCAAAAGTAAACAAAAATGATATTGATGCAGTAGCATTTACCCGCGGCCCGGGCCTTTTAGGCTCATTATTGGTGGGCGTATCCTTTGCAAAGGCTTTTGCGCTTGCCAAAAACATCCCGCTTATTGATATTAACCACATGCAGGCCCATGTGCTGGCGCATTTTATCGGAGATAATAAACCCTCATTCCCGTTTCTATGTTTAACGGTATCGGGCGGGCATACGCAAATTGTTTTGGTGAAAGATTATTTTGATATGGAAGTGATCGGCCAGACATTGGACGATGCTGCCGGCGAGGCCATGGATAAAACAAGCAAAATTTTGGGTTTGCCTTACCCGGGCGGCCCCTTGATTGATAAGTATGCCCGCCTGGGCAATGCTGACGCCTACAAATTCCCCGAGCCGCAGATCCCGGGGCTTAATTTTAGCTTCAGCGGCCTCAAAACATCAATCCTGTATTTTATCCGCGACCACGTTGCCGCTGATCCGGAATTTATTCAAAAAAATTTAAACGATATTTGCGCCTCAGTTGAAAAACGCATCGCTACTATTTTATTGAACAAACTAGCCAAAGCCGCAAAGGAATATGATATAAAAGATCTGGCGCTGGCAGGCGGGGTATCTGCCAATACAGGTTTAAGGCAGGGATTGCTTGAATTATGCGAAAAAAATAACTGGCGCAGCTTTATCCCCAAAATGGAATATTGTACCGACAATGCCGCGATGATAGCCATAGCAGGTTATTATAAATTTTTAAAAGGCGAATTTACAGGGCAGGGGGTTGCGCCGCTGGCGAGGTATCCGCTTTAG
- a CDS encoding M1 family metallopeptidase, translated as MKKVYSSLCFALAITGMVKAQDIQNNPGSNHGNKFEQLGTILPTPNEQRTASGAPGAKYWQQRADYDIKCSLDEKALKLTGSETVTYYNNSPDPLDYIWLQLDENQHNNFDNANYQSSTTMPKVASTTALERAEIATEDNGYGDKIASITDALGKALPYTINKTMMRIDLPASLKPGQHMVFHVKWSYKISDRMTMGGRGGYEYFPGDGNYLFTMTQWYPRLCVYSDFQGWQNHQFTGRGEFALTFGNFHVQMTVPADHVIGGTGECINYAAVLTPAQLARYNQAKTSKVPVEIVTLDEAKKRETNPSTATKTWVFQANNVRDFAWASSRKFIWDGMGQPVEGNNVLCMSFYGKEAYGLYRKYSTRLVAHTVKTYSSFTFAYPYPVAQSVEAANGMEYPMICFNNGRTQPDGTYSESTKNGMIGVIIHEVGHNFFPMIVNSDERQWSWMDEGLNSFVEYLTEELWDNKFPSKKGAAYTQVDYMKLPKNELEPIMTNSEDIVRFGPNAYTKPATGLNILRETIMGRKLFDFAFKEYARRWEFKHPTPGDFFRTMEDASGENLDWFWRGWFYGIDPCDISLDSVKVAKADLDGNLPATFAQGRAPGTAPANKVAAPIVNNYEDISKIRNREDKTIQFYVDKDTTVRDFYWRYDRGLAAVDSSKFKDMTKAKNMADNRTPEPFTDADKAKYANKFFYELNFSNKGGLVMPIIVQFTYTDGSKLVDRIPAQVWRLNEKHVSKFYVQDKEVASIQVDPYRETCDIDESNNYWGKLPEPSKFQVFKQKAAAGGRGQSTGVNPMQVGSGK; from the coding sequence ATGAAAAAAGTTTACTCTTCATTATGTTTCGCACTCGCTATTACCGGCATGGTAAAAGCCCAGGATATCCAGAATAATCCGGGCAGCAACCACGGGAATAAATTTGAGCAGCTGGGCACTATTTTGCCTACGCCAAATGAGCAGCGAACCGCCAGCGGCGCACCGGGCGCCAAATACTGGCAGCAACGCGCAGATTACGACATCAAATGCTCACTGGACGAGAAAGCCCTTAAACTTACGGGCTCGGAAACAGTAACGTATTACAACAACTCGCCCGACCCGCTGGATTATATCTGGCTGCAGCTGGATGAAAACCAGCATAACAACTTTGACAATGCCAACTACCAGAGCAGTACCACTATGCCAAAGGTGGCCAGCACAACCGCACTTGAAAGGGCCGAAATTGCGACAGAAGACAATGGTTATGGCGATAAAATTGCCAGCATTACCGATGCACTGGGTAAAGCACTACCTTATACCATCAACAAAACCATGATGAGGATTGATTTGCCTGCTTCCTTAAAACCCGGCCAGCATATGGTTTTCCATGTAAAATGGAGCTATAAAATAAGCGACAGGATGACTATGGGCGGTCGCGGTGGTTATGAATATTTCCCTGGCGACGGCAACTATTTATTCACCATGACGCAATGGTACCCCCGCCTTTGCGTTTACAGCGATTTCCAGGGCTGGCAAAACCACCAGTTTACCGGCCGTGGCGAGTTTGCGCTAACCTTCGGTAATTTCCACGTGCAAATGACCGTTCCGGCCGACCATGTAATTGGCGGTACCGGCGAATGTATCAACTATGCCGCGGTGTTAACCCCGGCACAATTAGCCCGTTACAACCAGGCAAAAACATCAAAAGTACCGGTGGAGATTGTTACCCTTGATGAGGCTAAAAAACGGGAAACCAACCCAAGCACTGCTACCAAAACCTGGGTATTCCAGGCCAATAACGTGCGCGATTTTGCCTGGGCATCGTCCCGTAAATTTATTTGGGACGGCATGGGCCAGCCTGTTGAAGGCAATAATGTATTGTGTATGAGCTTTTACGGTAAAGAGGCTTATGGCCTTTATCGTAAATACTCAACCCGCCTTGTGGCACATACGGTAAAAACATATTCAAGTTTCACCTTTGCTTACCCTTACCCTGTTGCACAAAGCGTTGAAGCAGCAAACGGCATGGAATACCCGATGATCTGCTTTAACAATGGCCGTACCCAGCCCGATGGCACCTATAGCGAAAGCACCAAGAATGGGATGATCGGTGTAATTATCCACGAAGTGGGCCATAACTTTTTCCCGATGATCGTAAACAGCGATGAGCGCCAATGGAGCTGGATGGACGAAGGCCTTAACTCATTTGTTGAATATTTGACCGAAGAGCTTTGGGACAATAAATTCCCCAGCAAAAAAGGAGCTGCTTATACCCAGGTGGACTATATGAAGTTGCCGAAAAACGAATTGGAGCCTATCATGACCAATTCTGAGGACATCGTTCGCTTTGGGCCAAATGCTTATACCAAACCGGCAACCGGCTTAAATATTTTGCGCGAAACCATTATGGGCCGCAAGCTGTTTGATTTTGCCTTTAAAGAATATGCAAGGCGCTGGGAGTTTAAGCACCCTACCCCCGGCGATTTTTTCAGGACGATGGAAGATGCCAGCGGCGAAAACCTCGACTGGTTCTGGAGAGGATGGTTCTATGGTATCGACCCTTGCGATATTTCGCTTGATTCGGTAAAGGTGGCCAAAGCCGACCTTGACGGCAACCTTCCGGCAACATTTGCCCAGGGCAGAGCGCCAGGCACCGCCCCTGCCAATAAGGTTGCGGCGCCGATTGTGAACAATTATGAAGATATCTCGAAGATCCGCAACCGCGAGGACAAGACGATCCAGTTTTACGTTGACAAGGACACTACCGTTCGCGACTTTTACTGGCGCTATGACCGCGGGCTTGCAGCGGTAGACAGTTCGAAATTCAAGGACATGACGAAGGCTAAAAACATGGCTGACAACCGCACGCCCGAGCCGTTTACTGATGCTGATAAAGCTAAATATGCCAATAAGTTTTTTTATGAGCTGAACTTCAGCAATAAAGGAGGCCTGGTAATGCCGATCATTGTACAGTTTACCTATACGGATGGCAGTAAGCTGGTCGACCGGATCCCTGCGCAGGTATGGCGGCTGAATGAAAAGCACGTATCTAAATTTTACGTGCAGGATAAGGAAGTAGCCTCGATACAGGTTGACCCCTACAGGGAAACCTGCGATATTGACGAAAGCAATAATTATTGGGGCAAACTGCCCGAGCCGTCAAAATTCCAGGTGTTTAAACAAAAAGCTGCCGCAGGCGGCCGCGGGCAATCTACCGGGGTAAACCCGATGCAGGTGGGCAGCGGTAAATAG
- a CDS encoding HupE/UreJ family protein yields the protein MSDFGFYFKMGWEHIISKDALDHQLFILALACVYTIGDIKRVLILVTAFTIGHSLTLALSVYDIIRFPGKWTEFLIPCTIFITALNNIFQVDNKGKSARINYYLALCFGLIHGMGFANAIRIMLAKDQTIGWGLFGFNIGLEAGQIFCVAIILIIGILFLNILKIKKRDWVFFLSSGVFALSVKMALERIPF from the coding sequence ATGTCCGATTTTGGTTTTTATTTTAAAATGGGCTGGGAACATATCATCAGCAAAGATGCGCTTGACCATCAGCTGTTTATCCTGGCGCTGGCCTGCGTTTACACTATTGGCGATATAAAGCGTGTATTGATACTGGTTACTGCTTTTACCATAGGGCACTCACTTACGCTGGCGTTAAGCGTGTATGATATTATCCGGTTCCCCGGCAAATGGACAGAGTTTTTAATACCCTGCACTATTTTTATAACTGCGCTGAATAATATATTCCAGGTGGATAACAAGGGTAAAAGCGCAAGGATAAATTATTATCTTGCCTTGTGTTTTGGTTTGATCCATGGCATGGGCTTCGCCAACGCCATCCGGATCATGCTGGCAAAGGATCAAACCATCGGCTGGGGCCTTTTTGGTTTTAATATAGGGCTGGAAGCCGGGCAGATATTTTGCGTGGCCATTATCCTGATCATCGGTATATTGTTCTTAAATATTTTAAAAATTAAAAAACGGGACTGGGTGTTTTTTCTGTCTTCGGGCGTGTTTGCACTTTCGGTTAAAATGGCGCTGGAGAGAATTCCATTTTGA
- a CDS encoding DUF6702 family protein has translation MLGQLAPVKPAAKLPHPIHVSTSNIEYNVKDNRFEVICTVFTDDFEAALVKQYHAKTDLNKTEMHAAMDALIKEYIAANLKLSADNAPVKLNYLGFEINRGSTDIYLESDKLPPVKKVDVDASLLYNLFDDQINIVHIIVNGVRKSEKVNYPDKRVEQVF, from the coding sequence TTGCTTGGCCAACTGGCACCGGTAAAGCCAGCGGCTAAATTGCCGCACCCCATCCATGTAAGCACCAGCAATATTGAGTACAATGTAAAGGACAACAGGTTCGAAGTGATCTGCACGGTTTTTACCGATGATTTTGAAGCTGCACTTGTTAAACAGTACCATGCTAAAACCGACCTGAACAAAACCGAAATGCATGCCGCCATGGATGCGCTGATTAAAGAATATATTGCTGCAAACCTAAAGCTGAGCGCTGATAATGCGCCGGTAAAATTAAACTACCTCGGTTTCGAGATCAATCGCGGTTCAACGGATATTTACCTTGAATCAGACAAATTGCCGCCGGTAAAAAAGGTAGATGTGGATGCCAGCCTGTTGTATAACCTTTTTGACGACCAGATCAACATTGTACACATTATAGTAAATGGAGTACGGAAAAGCGAAAAAGTAAATTACCCCGATAAAAGGGTGGAGCAGGTATTTTAA
- a CDS encoding DUF1304 domain-containing protein, with product MEILVKALIALVAVLHLYFLYLEMFAWTTRGPKVFKTIPADQFASTKTMAGNQGLYNGFLAAGLIWSLLIKNPGWQQNVSLFFLACVAIAGIYGAITVSRRIFFIQAAPALAAIVLSLYIGGR from the coding sequence ATGGAAATCCTGGTCAAAGCCTTAATTGCCCTTGTAGCGGTATTGCATCTTTATTTTTTATATCTCGAAATGTTTGCCTGGACAACCCGCGGGCCCAAAGTTTTTAAAACTATCCCGGCTGATCAGTTTGCTTCAACAAAAACAATGGCTGGTAACCAGGGTTTGTATAATGGCTTCCTGGCGGCAGGCCTTATCTGGAGCCTGCTGATCAAAAATCCCGGCTGGCAGCAAAATGTGAGCCTGTTCTTCCTGGCATGCGTGGCTATCGCCGGCATTTACGGTGCAATAACAGTAAGCCGGAGGATTTTTTTTATACAGGCGGCGCCCGCGCTGGCGGCAATAGTATTATCGCTGTATATCGGCGGGCGCTGA
- a CDS encoding OmpA family protein gives MKFIRSSYVPIAILCALISLQACKAKKVIAKKTVQPAETTAPAAAPPVEQPKQQPETETKPVAPVEREKPDYNFGNIQFDFNSAILKTASYPVLDKAAATMKMNPNARFTLSGYASVEGTEEYNKTLSGDRANAVKEYLVNSGVSAANITAAGYGTANPVGDNSTEAGRALNRRVEIHKQN, from the coding sequence ATGAAATTTATCCGTTCAAGTTACGTTCCTATAGCTATTTTATGCGCACTAATTTCGTTACAGGCATGCAAGGCCAAAAAGGTGATCGCAAAAAAAACGGTGCAGCCGGCTGAAACTACAGCCCCTGCAGCAGCTCCGCCGGTTGAACAGCCAAAACAGCAGCCGGAAACCGAAACCAAACCGGTTGCCCCGGTGGAAAGAGAAAAGCCTGATTACAATTTTGGTAATATCCAGTTCGATTTTAATTCTGCAATATTAAAAACAGCTTCGTACCCGGTTTTGGATAAAGCAGCAGCAACAATGAAGATGAATCCAAACGCCAGGTTTACATTAAGCGGGTATGCTTCCGTTGAGGGCACTGAAGAATATAATAAAACCTTATCGGGCGACAGGGCAAATGCAGTAAAGGAGTACCTGGTTAATTCAGGGGTAAGTGCGGCAAATATAACCGCTGCAGGGTACGGAACCGCCAATCCCGTTGGTGATAACAGTACTGAAGCAGGCAGGGCTTTAAACCGCCGGGTTGAAATTCATAAGCAAAACTAA
- a CDS encoding tetratricopeptide repeat-containing sensor histidine kinase: MKKLVVLFSSMMLLSVVCYGQIDDIKNLQKQLPLIKDSLRYVDALNKLALLFYENNVDSTFAYTQLARNIAERLQYDKGKAESANNLGIVYDMKGDLELALRYYNDGYNRFKSIGDTANMVQSMMNIAMVYNEKGVDKKAVGSFKDALEAGRRLSRDSIMSLVWYNYLILYPGNFQKDSLTVYINKAKKIGEKYKDRRVLLAIEQLTADNYIKNGQRDKGLALLQQAAYDAIKNKLFYLSLDILIDLGDLFAQTDSAQAVSYYKQALYITQLKDYKVYTESITKKLYNFYTARKDTSKAFFYSQQLVMLHEERDRVENKSGIDFIAYALKDQQLEAAQGQSRYELRFLFLAVFICALMIVILVILWRNWKKLRKTSDALRLQFEQSESTMEALDVMNKNYSRLIKIVAHDLRNPISAISTISGMLHPDENLPADMKELMGLVQVSSKNCLDLINELLETDFDQRQKIKTETINPDELLQQCVSLLSFRAQDKGQQLTLNSNVQVKINGDTEKLWRVMNNLVVNAIKFSPEGSAIHIESKQIEDKLLISVNDAGLGIPEDIRNKIFDPFTSARRTGTQGEQPFGLGLYISKQIIEDHNGRIWFESVPGKGTTFYVELPVSAAA; this comes from the coding sequence ATGAAAAAACTTGTCGTGCTTTTTTCTTCAATGATGCTGCTGTCCGTGGTTTGCTACGGACAAATTGACGATATCAAAAATCTTCAAAAACAACTGCCCTTAATAAAAGATAGCCTCCGCTATGTAGACGCATTAAACAAACTGGCCCTGCTTTTTTATGAAAACAATGTGGACAGTACATTTGCCTACACACAACTTGCACGCAACATTGCCGAAAGGCTGCAATATGATAAGGGAAAGGCTGAATCAGCTAACAACCTAGGGATAGTTTATGATATGAAGGGCGACCTTGAACTGGCGCTTCGCTATTATAATGATGGCTATAACCGCTTTAAGTCTATTGGCGACACGGCCAACATGGTCCAGTCGATGATGAATATTGCCATGGTATACAATGAAAAGGGTGTGGATAAAAAAGCGGTGGGCAGCTTTAAAGATGCCCTTGAAGCGGGCAGGCGGCTCAGCCGCGATTCCATCATGTCATTGGTTTGGTATAACTATTTAATATTATATCCCGGCAATTTTCAAAAGGATTCGCTCACTGTCTATATCAACAAGGCAAAAAAAATCGGCGAGAAATATAAAGACAGGCGTGTTTTACTTGCTATTGAGCAATTGACGGCTGATAATTATATCAAAAACGGGCAGCGTGACAAAGGCCTGGCCCTATTGCAGCAAGCCGCTTATGATGCCATAAAAAACAAACTTTTTTATTTAAGCCTCGATATCCTGATTGACCTTGGCGACTTATTTGCGCAAACTGATTCGGCCCAGGCGGTAAGCTATTATAAACAAGCGTTGTACATTACCCAGCTAAAAGATTATAAAGTTTATACAGAATCAATCACCAAAAAATTATATAATTTTTACACCGCCCGCAAGGATACCTCAAAGGCTTTTTTTTACAGCCAGCAGCTGGTAATGTTGCATGAAGAGCGGGACAGGGTTGAAAATAAATCGGGAATTGATTTTATTGCGTACGCGCTTAAAGATCAGCAATTGGAGGCAGCCCAGGGGCAATCCAGGTACGAGTTAAGGTTTTTATTCCTTGCGGTGTTTATTTGCGCACTGATGATAGTTATCCTGGTGATCTTATGGCGCAACTGGAAGAAATTGCGAAAAACATCAGATGCCCTGCGCCTGCAGTTTGAACAGTCAGAATCCACTATGGAAGCGCTTGACGTAATGAATAAAAACTATTCAAGGTTGATAAAAATTGTTGCGCACGATCTTCGTAACCCAATCAGTGCGATTAGTACCATTAGCGGAATGCTTCACCCCGATGAAAATTTACCTGCAGATATGAAGGAGTTGATGGGCCTGGTACAGGTAAGCAGTAAAAATTGTTTAGACCTGATCAATGAACTGCTGGAAACAGATTTTGACCAAAGGCAAAAGATTAAAACTGAAACTATCAACCCCGATGAATTGCTTCAGCAGTGTGTTAGCCTGCTCAGTTTCAGGGCACAGGATAAAGGCCAGCAACTCACTTTAAACAGCAATGTGCAGGTTAAAATTAATGGCGATACCGAAAAGTTATGGCGGGTGATGAACAACCTGGTTGTAAATGCTATTAAATTCAGCCCGGAAGGCTCAGCGATACATATCGAAAGCAAACAAATTGAAGATAAATTGCTGATCAGCGTAAACGATGCCGGCCTGGGTATACCCGAAGACATCCGGAATAAGATCTTTGATCCGTTTACCTCGGCACGCAGGACTGGTACCCAGGGTGAACAACCTTTTGGCCTTGGCCTCTACATCAGCAAACAAATTATTGAGGACCACAATGGCCGTATCTGGTTTGAAAGCGTACCCGGCAAGGGAACAACTTTTTATGTGGAGCTGCCTGTTTCTGCGGCCGCCTGA
- a CDS encoding AI-2E family transporter, with protein sequence MPADNKSSGTTKKELSYIDKVWQTVAIVALLVVFILIARVAFNVLLMALAGSLMAVYFHGLGDMIQRNTGMKRTFSMMISIAGTIIIVGLLFWFIGAKIQTQVTQLSNGLPHTINNAKAKLNETPVGQKVLDSFSGDNSKKLYDTVQTFFNTSFGVLGDLYIILFLGIFFTASPSLYKDGMLVLIPLDKKPVANRIFDRISLALKGWLKGMLLSMVLITILIAVGLTIVGIPASMVLGLITGILEIIPNFGPLIAMAPGVLLGLTVGGGTAVIVALLYIVSQTIVANIVTPLIQKKMINLPPALTLISQLIMGALSGALGIILAVPLLAMLVILVDELYVKKMDQAAAETGSST encoded by the coding sequence ATGCCAGCAGACAATAAATCCTCCGGAACTACCAAAAAAGAGTTATCCTATATTGACAAGGTCTGGCAAACAGTAGCCATAGTAGCATTACTGGTAGTATTTATCCTTATCGCCCGGGTTGCTTTTAATGTATTGCTGATGGCGCTGGCCGGATCGCTGATGGCGGTTTATTTTCACGGACTTGGAGATATGATCCAGCGAAACACAGGGATGAAACGCACCTTTTCCATGATGATTTCCATAGCAGGAACGATCATCATTGTGGGGCTTTTATTTTGGTTTATCGGTGCAAAAATACAAACGCAGGTAACCCAGTTAAGCAACGGCCTGCCGCACACCATCAATAATGCAAAAGCTAAATTGAATGAAACCCCGGTGGGACAAAAAGTGCTTGACAGTTTTTCGGGCGACAACTCAAAAAAGCTTTATGATACGGTACAAACTTTTTTTAACACCAGCTTTGGCGTATTGGGCGACCTGTATATCATTCTGTTCCTTGGTATATTTTTCACCGCCAGCCCCTCGCTTTATAAAGACGGGATGCTGGTGCTGATCCCACTGGATAAAAAGCCGGTGGCCAACCGGATCTTCGACAGGATAAGCCTGGCTCTTAAAGGCTGGCTCAAGGGCATGCTGTTATCCATGGTGCTTATTACCATTTTAATCGCTGTTGGCTTAACCATTGTCGGCATACCTGCATCCATGGTACTGGGATTGATAACAGGAATACTGGAAATCATCCCCAACTTCGGGCCGCTGATCGCAATGGCGCCGGGGGTACTGCTTGGGTTAACCGTTGGTGGCGGCACCGCTGTTATCGTGGCGTTGTTGTATATCGTATCACAAACCATTGTGGCCAATATAGTTACCCCGCTGATCCAAAAAAAGATGATCAACCTGCCACCTGCTTTAACGTTGATCAGCCAGTTAATTATGGGTGCTTTGTCGGGCGCTTTAGGAATTATCCTGGCCGTGCCGCTGCTGGCCATGCTGGTTATTTTGGTAGACGAATTGTATGTAAAGAAAATGGATCAGGCGGCCGCAGAAACAGGCAGCTCCACATAA
- a CDS encoding beta-L-arabinofuranosidase domain-containing protein, with product MLKKTSLGIIILMGLTSFIRPPKSIVSNHFTKPLYFEIPLGAIRPRGWLNDQLEIMRDGTTGHLDEVYAKLKNDNGWLGGKGDGWEETPYWLDGAVPLAWQLDDATLKAKVLKYINWTIDHQRPSGYFGPITKAERDSGAVINLANCQKGEDWWPKMVMLKAMQQYYTATNDPRVIKFMTAYFHYELRALKICPINKWSDWAESRGSENILVAQWLYQKTADKSLLALADLLDKQCFAWSEWFAGRNWAINAAAHQDDKDWMHRHGVNVGMAIKAPALNYQRTGNPAYLNAMKTGFGDIMTLNGLPMGAFSADEDLHGNLPTQGTELCAVVETMYSMEEAMAITGDTRYMDALERITFNALPTQTTDDYNNKQYFQVANQVEIARGVFDFSLPFGREMNNVLGMRSGYTCCLANMHQGWTKYTQHLWFKTQHNGLASLVYGPNQLKTTVGAGNTAISVAEVTDYPFSDEIGFNLSTPKPVQFDWQFRIPSWCSSATISINGVAAKTGKGGQLVNISRIWKNGDQIGLKLPMQVSVSEWGRNSRAVERGPLVYALKLGERWEKGHDEHEGDYFSVYPTGNWNYGLSEQIVSDPAKTLTVTEKPLSGKFVWNLQHAPIEIKAEGRLIPNWQLTDGVANQPVTDRDGGYRGAVSDTLSHFTLIPYGFTKVRIVAFPVVKK from the coding sequence ATGCTTAAAAAAACATCTTTGGGTATTATTATATTGATGGGATTAACGTCTTTCATCCGCCCCCCTAAAAGTATTGTATCTAATCATTTTACAAAGCCGCTCTATTTCGAAATTCCCCTGGGCGCTATCCGCCCGCGTGGCTGGCTGAATGACCAACTGGAGATCATGCGTGATGGCACCACAGGCCACCTTGACGAAGTGTATGCGAAACTAAAAAACGATAACGGCTGGCTGGGCGGTAAAGGCGATGGCTGGGAAGAAACCCCTTACTGGCTGGATGGCGCCGTACCCCTTGCCTGGCAGCTTGATGATGCCACCTTAAAAGCCAAAGTTTTAAAATATATTAACTGGACCATCGATCACCAGCGTCCATCCGGTTATTTTGGGCCCATTACGAAAGCAGAGCGCGACAGCGGCGCGGTTATTAACCTTGCCAATTGCCAGAAAGGCGAAGACTGGTGGCCTAAAATGGTGATGCTAAAAGCCATGCAGCAATATTATACGGCAACGAACGACCCAAGGGTGATTAAATTTATGACGGCGTATTTTCATTATGAATTGCGGGCGCTTAAAATTTGCCCCATCAATAAATGGAGCGATTGGGCCGAAAGTCGTGGCAGCGAAAATATTTTAGTGGCCCAATGGCTGTACCAAAAAACGGCGGACAAAAGCCTGCTGGCTTTAGCTGACCTGCTGGATAAACAATGTTTTGCATGGAGCGAATGGTTTGCCGGCCGTAATTGGGCCATCAACGCCGCCGCGCACCAGGATGACAAAGACTGGATGCACCGCCATGGCGTTAATGTAGGCATGGCCATAAAAGCTCCCGCGCTTAATTACCAGCGTACCGGCAACCCCGCCTATTTAAATGCCATGAAAACCGGCTTTGGCGATATCATGACGCTGAATGGCCTACCGATGGGCGCCTTCTCCGCAGATGAGGACCTGCACGGCAACCTGCCCACGCAGGGAACCGAACTTTGCGCGGTGGTGGAAACCATGTACTCGATGGAAGAAGCTATGGCCATTACCGGCGATACCCGCTATATGGATGCGCTGGAACGGATCACTTTTAATGCTTTGCCTACCCAAACAACGGACGATTATAATAATAAACAATATTTCCAGGTGGCTAACCAGGTGGAAATTGCCCGGGGCGTTTTCGATTTCTCGCTGCCCTTTGGCCGCGAGATGAACAATGTTTTGGGGATGCGCAGCGGTTATACCTGCTGCCTGGCCAATATGCACCAGGGCTGGACGAAATATACGCAGCACCTGTGGTTTAAAACGCAGCATAACGGGCTGGCATCATTGGTTTACGGCCCTAATCAACTTAAAACCACCGTTGGTGCTGGTAATACGGCCATCAGCGTTGCTGAAGTGACGGATTATCCTTTCAGCGATGAGATCGGGTTCAATTTATCAACCCCAAAACCGGTGCAGTTTGACTGGCAGTTCCGGATTCCCTCCTGGTGTAGCTCGGCTACCATCAGCATCAATGGCGTTGCAGCAAAAACAGGTAAAGGCGGGCAACTGGTTAACATCAGCCGGATTTGGAAAAATGGCGATCAGATCGGCCTGAAACTACCTATGCAAGTGAGCGTATCTGAATGGGGGCGCAACTCAAGGGCGGTTGAACGCGGGCCATTGGTTTACGCGCTCAAACTTGGCGAACGGTGGGAAAAGGGACATGATGAACATGAAGGCGATTATTTTAGCGTTTACCCCACCGGTAACTGGAATTATGGCCTGTCTGAACAAATTGTGAGCGACCCTGCCAAAACCCTTACAGTTACAGAAAAGCCATTAAGCGGGAAATTTGTGTGGAACCTGCAACATGCCCCGATTGAAATAAAGGCCGAGGGCAGGCTGATCCCCAACTGGCAATTAACCGATGGCGTGGCCAATCAGCCCGTAACCGACAGGGACGGCGGCTACAGGGGAGCTGTGAGTGATACCTTATCCCACTTTACCTTGATTCCGTATGGATTTACAAAGGTGCGGATCGTTGCTTTCCCCGTGGTGAAGAAATAA